The region TCATGGGGCGCATCGTGGATCAAATTAAATGCCACACGATTTCCGACGCCATAAAGCTTCACCCCATACTGTCCCGCGCGAATCCACTGGCTGTAGTGATGAATGTGGTTGTTCACTACAAAGCTTTTCCCCGGCGTCAGGGTTTTCCGATTCCCGGAATCCAGATAAATGGCCCCCATGCCCAGATCGAAAAATTCACAATCTTGAACGCCGTTTTCACTTCCCCCCTTAATCATCACAGCCTGACCGCCAAGGTGGGTAAACCTGCAATTGGAGATCACATTGTTTCGGCCTCCCAGAATACGAATACCCTCACCCGCGGAAAACTCAAACCGAATATTCGAAAGGGTTACATTCTCCGTGCTTTTCAGAATAAGAAACGGCTTTCGGAAAACCGAAAGAAGGGTTTCCGAAAGGGCCTTTGGATCCGGGGGATAATAATACAATTTACCGGTTTTGCGGATCAAACACCACTCCCCCGGCCGATCCAATTCTTCCAAGATATTCAAAAAATAGTAGCGCTGATTTTTGGTGTACCCATAGTGATGGTGCGGAGGGGCAATGGTGATTTCCTTTTTTTTCCTATTAATAAGGCGCACCCGCTGATACGAATCGGACCAGTCCCACGTCCAATAACCGTGCATGTAAATTTCGTTATCATCGGACCACCGATTGGGCCGGTTTCCGGAGTAGGCAATTCGTCCGTAATGGCGTCCCACGGGAACCCCGTTGTAGCGCTTTTCGCGTGCCAAGCCCTTGTTAAAAAGGGTGTCTCCCGTCTGAGGAACATCTGCAATCCGCAGCCACCCGGTGTTTGGAAAGCGGGCAATGGGCATTTGGCGGCCCTTGTAGAATAAAAGAACCGGCGGCGCGCCCCGCCGTGTGATCTTTCCAAAATCGGTTATTCCGAGTGACTTCAAATCGGCAACCACAATTTTTCCGCGCGCCTTTTGGGGGAACCGCCTTGCAATAGCCCGGTGCCCCACAGGCATAAAATCAGTTATTCTCCGGGCACCCCAGAAGCAAACCGTATCCCCCGGAAGAGCCTGAAATTTAAGCGAACGAAGCCCCGCAGGCAAATCGTTTCCGGCAAGCGTAAACGGTTTCGTGAACAGGTAATTCCCCGAATGAAAATAAACCGTTACGTTTCCGCCGGATTTCAATTGTTTCAGTACCCGGCGAATGCCTTCCGGCGAAGCAAGCGGGCCGTCTGTTTTCGAAGTATTCGGAGTTTTCAAACGCCCGGACCAGGCGTCGTTCCCCTGAGGGGACACGTAAAAGACCGTTTCCTTTGGCGTGCAGGAAACGGCTAATAAAACAGAAAGAACGACAACAGCCCACAGTCGGCTTCTCATTTTTTGCTTCCCTTTTTCCAGGTTGTTCCGTCCTTGTGATCCTCAATTTGAATGCCCAGTCTGGCCAGGCCGTCCCGGATGTCATCCGCCAGTGCCCACTCTTTCTTTGTGCGAAGAGTCGTGCGCACATGCAGCAAAAGCTCCACCATCTGATTGAAGGTTTCCTCCTCTACTCCGCCGCCCGCTCCACTGGATTCAAACAACCCCAAAAAGCTGTCAAATTCTGTAAATGCCCGGCGGACAAACGCCAGAATCTCTTTTTCGTTGTCCGAAAGCGATTCCTTCTCCAGAATTTTATTGGCCTGTTTGCCCATTTCAAAGAGCTGACCCATGGCTCCGGCTGTGTTAAAATCGTCATCCATTTCCTCAAGAAAACGCGTTTTGTTGGCCTGAACAGCCTCCCAAACGGTCTTCTCATCGGCC is a window of Calditrichota bacterium DNA encoding:
- a CDS encoding right-handed parallel beta-helix repeat-containing protein; translated protein: MRSRLWAVVVLSVLLAVSCTPKETVFYVSPQGNDAWSGRLKTPNTSKTDGPLASPEGIRRVLKQLKSGGNVTVYFHSGNYLFTKPFTLAGNDLPAGLRSLKFQALPGDTVCFWGARRITDFMPVGHRAIARRFPQKARGKIVVADLKSLGITDFGKITRRGAPPVLLFYKGRQMPIARFPNTGWLRIADVPQTGDTLFNKGLAREKRYNGVPVGRHYGRIAYSGNRPNRWSDDNEIYMHGYWTWDWSDSYQRVRLINRKKKEITIAPPHHHYGYTKNQRYYFLNILEELDRPGEWCLIRKTGKLYYYPPDPKALSETLLSVFRKPFLILKSTENVTLSNIRFEFSAGEGIRILGGRNNVISNCRFTHLGGQAVMIKGGSENGVQDCEFFDLGMGAIYLDSGNRKTLTPGKSFVVNNHIHHYSQWIRAGQYGVKLYGVGNRVAFNLIHDAPHEGIYLSGNDHLIEYNEFHHLCQETGDAGAIHTGRDYTWRGNVIRYNYFHHLKGPGLHGVVATYLDDFASGFKVYGNIYYKTTRGVLIGGGRDNVVENNIFVACRPSIVLDARGLGWASNYFDGTITTLWDRLKQVNAFEPPYIKKYPELKTLKEGNPAVPANNKILRNISCGGFWMDLFDFYAYDFRAVTTVRDNIIGDSLLCKHSKEKPKGWDPYYLNIDFAKGYIFCGQNDPEAKSLFAGNLIISDKDSVFAGLKRGDFHIKRGSILFSRGFIPIPVEKIGLQKKFLKELHY